A single region of the Brassica rapa cultivar Chiifu-401-42 chromosome A03, CAAS_Brap_v3.01, whole genome shotgun sequence genome encodes:
- the LOC103857225 gene encoding uncharacterized protein LOC103857225 isoform X1 codes for MSPSNSSSSPETDQRLNDIVVAVQEKSTMTNPKQVSPREVVPEVNNPTQGSPQEVVPEVHNPTQVSPQEIVPEVNNPKQVSPHPEVVPEVNNPKQVSPHQEVVPEVNNQKQASPQEVVHEMNNPKQVSPGEVVSQVNNPKQVSPQEVVPDPNNQKQGLPQEVVPETESKKTQRASFELRVLRAINKLIKKYPSLDNHSLICNICKRGFPNANSLGAHQKTHKHDLELERKLKQAEPIYSPPGPGQCFWKKHDNSYQGAPLVTHNYNRPNLSDFNRSGLSFGPFKPNGGGNYPYPPFTMNPSYGSHDSKIMNSISQPNTLGSCSNNNNNNSSSQGAISLELSLGPSKWMGGGNNNSSVYPSLNGGVTGGGSMDLNTPVRPLVSRNHFYSNYPLDSFTSNVPPPPPPSPATSLSNDENVPGSSLISKEKNKAMVVDDDEKDNWETGGHDADKPAQV; via the exons ATGTCTCCTTCAAACTCCTCCTCCTCACCCGAGACTGATCAGAGACTCAATGATATTGTTGTGGCCGTGCAGGAGAAGAGTACAATGACGAATCCTAAACAAGTGTCTCCTCGAGAGGTGGTGCCTGAAGTGAACAATCCGACACAAGGGTCTCCTCAAGAGGTCGTGCCTGAAGTGCACAATCCAACACAAGTGTCTCCTCAAGAGATCGTGCCTGAAGTGAACAATCCAAAACAAGTGTCTCCTCATCCAGAGGTCGTGCCTGAAGTGAACAATCCGAAACAAGTGTCTCCTCATCAAGAGGTCGTGCCTGAAGTGAACAATCAGAAACAAGCGTCTCCTCAAGAGGTTGTGCATGAAATGAACAATCCAAAACAAGTGTCTCCTGGAGAGGTCGTGTCTCAAGTGAACAATCCGAAACAAGTGTCTCCTCAAGAGGTTGTGCCTGATCCGAACAATCAGAAACAAGGGCTTCCTCAAGAGGTTGTGCCTGAAACTGAAAGCAAGAAAACTCAGAGGGCAAGTTTCGAGTTACGTGTTCTCCGAGCAATAaacaaattgataaaaaaatatccatCGTTGGATAATCATTCCCTTATTTGTAACATCTGCAAGAGAGGGTTCCCCAACGCTAACTCCCTAGGCGCTCACCAAAAGACCCACAAGCATGACCTAGAGCTGGAAAGGAAGCTGAAGCAGGCGGAGCCAATCTATTCTCCTCCTGGTCCTGGACAATGCTTTTGGAAGAAACATGATAACTCTTACCAAG GGGCTCCCTTAGTCACTCACAACTATAACCGCCCTAATTTATCAGATTTTAACCGTAGTGGTCTCTCTTTTGGTCCTTTTAAGCCTAATGGAGGCGGTAACTACCCATACCCTCCTTTCACAATGAACCCGAGCTATGGCTCACATGattcaaaaattatgaattCTATTTCTCAACCTAATACCTTAGGGAGCTgtagcaacaacaacaacaataacagtAGCTCACAAGGTGCAATATCACTTGAGCTCTCTCTTGGTCCATCTAAGTGGATGGGAGGCGGCAACAATAACAGCAGCGTCTACCCATCGTTGAATGGTGGAGTCACTGGAGGAGGAAGCATGGACCTGAACACGCCAGTGCGTCCTCTTGTGTCTCGAAATCATTTTTACAGCAATTACCCGCTTGATTCGTTCACTAGCAAcgttcctcctcctcctcctccttctccagCCACCAGTCTTTCTAATGATGAGAATGTTCCGGGATCTAGCCTCATCTCGAAGGAGAAAAACAAAGCCATGGtggttgatgatgatgaaaagGATAACTGGGAGACTGGAGGTCATGATGCGGATAAGCCGGCACAAGTTTAA
- the LOC103857225 gene encoding GATA zinc finger domain-containing protein 10-like isoform X2: MSPSNSSSSPETDQRLNDIVVAVQEKSTMTNPKQVSPREVVPEVNNPTQGSPQEVVPEVHNPTQVSPQEIVPEVNNPKQVSPHPEVVPEVNNPKQVSPHQEVVPEVNNQKQASPQEVVHEMNNPKQVSPGEVVSQVNNPKQVSPQEVVPDPNNQKQGLPQEVVPETESKKTQRASFELRVLRAINKLIKKYPSLDNHSLICNICKRGFPNANSLGAHQKTHKHDLELERKLKQAEPIYSPPGPGQCFWKKHDNSYQGSCSNNNNNNSSSQGAISLELSLGPSKWMGGGNNNSSVYPSLNGGVTGGGSMDLNTPVRPLVSRNHFYSNYPLDSFTSNVPPPPPPSPATSLSNDENVPGSSLISKEKNKAMVVDDDEKDNWETGGHDADKPAQV, from the exons ATGTCTCCTTCAAACTCCTCCTCCTCACCCGAGACTGATCAGAGACTCAATGATATTGTTGTGGCCGTGCAGGAGAAGAGTACAATGACGAATCCTAAACAAGTGTCTCCTCGAGAGGTGGTGCCTGAAGTGAACAATCCGACACAAGGGTCTCCTCAAGAGGTCGTGCCTGAAGTGCACAATCCAACACAAGTGTCTCCTCAAGAGATCGTGCCTGAAGTGAACAATCCAAAACAAGTGTCTCCTCATCCAGAGGTCGTGCCTGAAGTGAACAATCCGAAACAAGTGTCTCCTCATCAAGAGGTCGTGCCTGAAGTGAACAATCAGAAACAAGCGTCTCCTCAAGAGGTTGTGCATGAAATGAACAATCCAAAACAAGTGTCTCCTGGAGAGGTCGTGTCTCAAGTGAACAATCCGAAACAAGTGTCTCCTCAAGAGGTTGTGCCTGATCCGAACAATCAGAAACAAGGGCTTCCTCAAGAGGTTGTGCCTGAAACTGAAAGCAAGAAAACTCAGAGGGCAAGTTTCGAGTTACGTGTTCTCCGAGCAATAaacaaattgataaaaaaatatccatCGTTGGATAATCATTCCCTTATTTGTAACATCTGCAAGAGAGGGTTCCCCAACGCTAACTCCCTAGGCGCTCACCAAAAGACCCACAAGCATGACCTAGAGCTGGAAAGGAAGCTGAAGCAGGCGGAGCCAATCTATTCTCCTCCTGGTCCTGGACAATGCTTTTGGAAGAAACATGATAACTCTTACCAAG GGAGCTgtagcaacaacaacaacaataacagtAGCTCACAAGGTGCAATATCACTTGAGCTCTCTCTTGGTCCATCTAAGTGGATGGGAGGCGGCAACAATAACAGCAGCGTCTACCCATCGTTGAATGGTGGAGTCACTGGAGGAGGAAGCATGGACCTGAACACGCCAGTGCGTCCTCTTGTGTCTCGAAATCATTTTTACAGCAATTACCCGCTTGATTCGTTCACTAGCAAcgttcctcctcctcctcctccttctccagCCACCAGTCTTTCTAATGATGAGAATGTTCCGGGATCTAGCCTCATCTCGAAGGAGAAAAACAAAGCCATGGtggttgatgatgatgaaaagGATAACTGGGAGACTGGAGGTCATGATGCGGATAAGCCGGCACAAGTTTAA